A genomic window from Maylandia zebra isolate NMK-2024a linkage group LG20, Mzebra_GT3a, whole genome shotgun sequence includes:
- the mmp9 gene encoding matrix metalloproteinase-9: MRCCTLLVCLLLGISTQNGWSLPLKSVFVTFPGDIPKNMTDSELAENYLKNFGYMNTVERSGFQSMVSTAKALKRMQNQLGLEETGVLDKETLDAMKKPRCGVPDVANYQTFAGDLKWDHKDVTYRILNYSPDMDSAIIDDAFARAFKVWSDVTPLTFTRLYDGTADIMISFGKKDHGDPYPFDGKDGLLAHAYPPGEGIQGDAHFDDDEFWTLGKGAVVKTHFGNANGATCHFPFSFEGKSYSTCTTQGRTDNLPWCSTTADYDKDKKYGFCPSELLYTFDGNAGGAPCVFPFTFLGEEYDSCTTEGRSDGYRWCATTGNFDQDKKYGFCPSRDIAVIGGNSEGDPCHFPFVFLGKEYHSCTSEGRGDGKLWCSTTDSYDDDQKWGFCPDQGYSLFLVAAHEFGHALGLDHSNIREALMYPMYSYAEDFSLHSDDISGIQYLYGSRTGPVPTPPNPKPPTAEPTEPTDPTTTTTTAVPVDPTKDACKQDTFDTITVIQGELHFFKDGHYWKMSGSSNAGPFSISNKWPALPAVIDSAFEDSLTKKLYFFSGSRFWVYTGQNVLGPRSIEKLGLPNNIQKVEGALQRGKGKVLLFSGENFWRLDVKAQTIDKGYPKFTDVVFGGIPSDAHDVFQYQGHTYFCRDRFYWRMNSRRQVDRVGYVKYDLLKCSSDTRY, translated from the exons ATGAGATGCTGTACTTTACTTGTGTGTTTACTTTTGGGCATAAGCACACAAAACGGATGGAGCCTTCCCCTGAAGTCCGTCTTTGTCACCTTTCCAGGAGACATTCCCAAAAACATGACTGATTCGGAGCTGGCAGAA AATTACCTAAAGAACTTCGGCTACATGAATACTGTGGAACGCAGTGGCTTCCAGTCTATGGTGTCCACCGCCAAGGCTCTGAAGAGGATGCAGAATCAGCTGGGGCTGGAGGAGACTGGGGTGCTGGATAAAGAAACCCTGGATGCTATGAAAAAACCTCGCTGCGGAGTTCCTGATGTGGCCAACTATCAAACCTTTGCAGGAGACCTCAAGTGGGACCACAAAGATGTTACTTATAG GATCCTTAACTATTCCCCAGACATGGATAGCGCTATCATTGACGATGCTTTTGCCAGAGCGTTTAAGGTGTGGAGTGATGTGACCCCTCTGACTTTTACCCGTCTCTATGACGGCACGGCTGACATCATGATATCGTTTGGGAAAAAGG ACCACGGAGACCCCTACCCATTTGATGGTAAGGATGGCCTTCTAGCCCATGCCTACCCCCCTGGTGAGGGTATTCAGGGAGACGCCCACTTCGACGATGATGAGTTCTGGACCTTGGGGAAAGGAGCAG TTGTGAAGACTCACTTTGGAAATGCGAATGGCGCCACGTGCCACTTTCCCTTCAGTTTTGAGGGCAAATCTTACTCCACCTGCACCACACAGGGCCGCACAGACAATCTGCCATGGTGTTCCACCACAGCTGACTACGACAAGGACAAGAAATATGGCTTCTGCCCAAGTGAAC TTCTATACACTTTTGATGGAAATGCTGGTGGAGCTCCATGTGTTTTCCCTTTCACCTTTCTGGGGGAGGAGTATGACAGCTGTACCACAGAGGGCCGCAGTGATGGTTACCGCTGGTGTGCCACCACAGGCAACTTTGACCAGGATAAGAAATATGGATTCTGTCCCAGTCGTG ATATAGCTGTAATTGGTGGAAATTCTGAGGGAGATCCCTGCCACTTCCCCTTTGTGTTCCTGGGTAAGGAGTATCACTCATGCACAAGTGAGGGACGAGGAGATGGCAAGCTGTGGTGCAGCACCACTGACAGCTATGATGATGACCAGAAATGGGGCTTCTGTCCTGACCAGG GTTATAGTCTGTTCCTGGTGGCTGCCCACGAATTTGGACATGCTCTTGGCCTGGATCACTCCAACATTAGAGAAGCTCTCATGTACCCCATGTACAGCTATGCTGAAGACTTCTCCTTGCATAGCGATGACATTAGCGGCATTCAGTATCTCTATG GAAGTAGAACTGGCCCTGTGCCCACCCCACCTAACCCCAAACCGCCTACCGCTGAGCCCACTGAGCCCACTgatcccaccaccaccaccactactgCAGTACCTGTGGATCCAACCAAAGATGCCTGCAAGCAGGACACATTTGACACCATCACTGTGATTCAAGGAGAACTACATTTCTTCAAGGATGG ACATTACTGGAAGATGTCCGGGAGCAGCAATGCAGGGCCCTTTTCTATTTCTAACAAGTGGCCTGCTCTTCCAGCTGTCATCGACTCTGCCTTTGAGGATAGTCTGACCAAGAAATTGTACTTCTTCTCAG GGAGCAGATTCTGGGTTTACACAGGACAGAATGTTCTGGGTCCCCGCAGCATTGAGAAACTAGGCCTGCCCAACAACATTCAGAAAGTGGAGGGAGCTCTGCAGAGGGGGAAAGGCAAAGTGCTGCTCTTCAGTGGGGAGAACTTCTGGAG GCTGGATGTGAAGGCCCAGACAATCGACAAGGGCTATCCAAAGTTTACTGATGTTGTCTTTGGTGGTATCCCCAGTGATGCTCATGATGTATTCCAGTACCAAG GTCACACTTACTTCTGCCGGGATCGCTTCTACTGGCGTATGAATTCCCGCAGGCAGGTGGACCGTGTTGGCTATGTCAAATATGACCTGCTCAAGTGCTCATCAGACACCCGCTACTGA